The sequence below is a genomic window from Candidatus Methylomirabilota bacterium.
CGAGTTGACCCGGTAAGCGGGCACGGCCACCGCCGAGTACACGCCATCGGTGACCTTCTGGATGTCGAACAGGGCCCGTCCCTCGTCCGCCTCGCCATGCGACATGATGTTCCTCCTCGGTGTGGCAACGATGGCGGCGCCCGGGGCGCCGCCTTGCCAGTATAATCGAGGCGCCATGGGCCAGGACGACTTCAGCGGCTACCCGGCGATCTCCGTCCCGTGTGGCTGGGACGGGCAGGGCCTCCCGGTCGGCCTCCAGATCGCCGGCGGTGGCGCGAGGATGCCCGAGTCCTGGGGGCCGCGGCGAGCGTCGAGGCGGCCCTGCCGTGGAAAGATCGGCGCCCTCCGCTCGACTGAGCGCCGGTGACTACACACGGGGCGAGGCCCAGCGGGCCATCGACGGAGCGGAGCGAATCCTTGAGTACTGTAAGCATCACCTATTTCGATAGAGAGGCTGTCCGGCGGGCGCTGGACGAGTACGTCCAGACCCTCGCGGCATGCCACCCGGAGCTCGAAGAGGTGATTCTCTTCGGCTCGCTGGTACACGGGACGCCTGTGCCAGGGAGCGACGTCGACCTGCTGCTCGTCCTGAGCACCTCGGACCGGCCGTTCCCGGGGCGGATCCCCGAGTTCCTGCCCACCCGGTTCCCCGTCGGCGTGGACCTCTTCC
It includes:
- a CDS encoding nucleotidyltransferase domain-containing protein, producing the protein MSTVSITYFDREAVRRALDEYVQTLAACHPELEEVILFGSLVHGTPVPGSDVDLLLVLSTSDRPFPGRIPEFLPTRFPVGVDLFPYTRDELERMQAQGNPLVLGALREGVVLFRRGDG